The Malus domestica chromosome 10, GDT2T_hap1 nucleotide sequence TTGAAACTTGATAACGTTAACCTTTTTGTCACTTCCTATGATAGCAATACTATAGCGGAATTGACTACAGTTTTATCAAACGGtaataaactaaaataaaaacgtGAGCCTGTAAAAATAGAATGTGTAAATAGCACTAATATACGGATAACTTTAGTCTACTTGACAACAAAAGAGGTTCCAACGTGTCAATCTGAGCCCTGTCTCTCCCATCACTGTGTGGGCCCCACATTGCTCTGAGGAATAGGACAAGTATTTGTAAAGTGAGCGTACACTTGTGAAGCAAAGCCCCAACTCAATCACATTTAGATATGTGATGGATATTTTTTGGCGGGACCCACATTTACCAAGTCTTCATTCTTATCCATTTCCCTCGGAGTCCGGATTCTCGCTGCTGCGAGGATCTAAAAAATTTGTGAATTGTATTTATTTATCGTAAATCGTGTTATCATAAattcttttaaatatttttatttaaaaataaacataaatagtatttAACAAAACTGATCGTACAATGTAAGATAAACGAACACGATTTACAAAACTACAAGATCATCATCAAAAGAATCCGAAAAGGACCTTGTTGGTTTCCTTCGTCCTTTTCTCTACTATCATTTGTCCTATAGCCATCATAAAACAATTATCGCTAGATTACGTacctattttcatttttcacaaattttgtataatttttgcAGTTAAATTGAATAAGTTAAAAGGAACTAATGACTAAATGTTAATAAAATTATGTACGAAGTGAAATGTGtgtgaaaacaaaacacaatccCTAATCGTTACCCTACGCACTGCCCACAATAATCCGTGATTAAATGTTAATGCTACCAGCTGGAAGTAGCAAAACAAAAGATGGCAAATTAGCAAAATTTTAATGAGGGATGAGATATTTTAGCTTCAAGTTGTATTATAAATACAACCATCTAGCCCCAAAGACCATCagatagaaagagagagagagagagagagagagaaagaaaagagaagaaacgaagagagagggagagagagcaaaAATGGTTCTTCTTGAAAAGCTTTGGGATGATATTGTCGCCGGACCTCAGCCGGAACGCGGCCTCGGCAGGCTTAGGAAGGTGTCTCCTAGGCCCTTGAATGCAAAAGGTACTCAGTTGTAATTCTCTGAGCACGACGTTCGTTCTTTCTTATCCGATCGCACATGTTTCTATTTGACATGAAGTTTACCGCTTCTTAATATGTTACTTGCTATGTATTTAGATGTTTTTGTTCTgggttttaaaaattattaatttggtgATGTGTAGAAGGGGAAGGAGAGTCGAGCAAGTTGGCGATGCCGATGAGCCCGGGAACACCAGGAACCCCAGGAACCCCAGGCACACCAGTATCTGCTCGTGCTAAAGACAACGTTTGGAGGAGTGTTTTCCACCCTGGTAGCAACCTTGCCTCCAAATCCATGGGTAACCAGGTTTTCGACAAGCCACAGCCCAACTCTCCCACTGTCTACGACTGGTATGTATACGTAGCCTAACCCTAGTAACTTACAAAACTGGTTACAAACTTTTAACCGAAATAATAACCGAAAGATACAGATAAGGATACTATATGCACTGTTTACGGCTTATTGTCGGTCTAGTTTCATTCCATTTTATCGTAGGGTCCATAAGGACGTGCTAGTCGGGCAACAGATTGGAGCCTAACGTCTAGGGGTCTTGGTGGATTTTAgcaaatttattatatttcgggtaaataaatgtatttatacttaaaatatatataatttcatcgtaaactacaaaatagaacaGTTTGATTGGGATAGTGATTAGTTGTCTAGCGCCGAGCAGGGTTAAGCgggaatttttagaacagtttAACACAGGTTTATGGCCGGTTCTTGTGCATATTTCTAAAATTAACGTAAGTTAGTTGATCTAAGCCGTAGATCAATGATCTGTTTGTTGGGTTTCGATCTATATGTTTTCTTGTTGCTGTCATGGGTTAAATCTTTTAACGTACGATCTGATCTCACAGGCTCTACAGTGGGGAGACCAGGAGCAAGCATCATCGTTAAGGTGATGAACAAACAACTGAACTGACCAGCAGCCACCGGGGGTTGCATGTAAATAGTGAACATTTTCATCTCAGTGTTTGCCACGTGCCCCAATGAGGGTTTTCCGATGGCTATGTGATTAGGTGTCCTTTTGAATTTTCTAACTAGGGCTtcctcagagagagagagctcactGTCTTAGACTCTTAGGCGTTATGAAATGTGAGTGAGATTGTATGAACACTTGTGCGGTGATGATGACTCTTTGTTGGTCAGATCTACCGTTGGATGGTGGTGAGGAGTTGCTGTCGTGTTTTactataattaaataaataaatattattttctatgTTATTAAATGTTATGATGCACTTAATTATTTGGGTTTTATCCCTAAACGGGATTAGAATTCAAAGAGGATTGGGAGGACTTTATACCCCTAAATACGTTATTGCGAAagtattttaaattaataactcattttaaagaaggaaaaaactAAGGCAGTTTTAACTTTTTCACAAAATATGTGGGGTTATTAGTTGGTGGTGTCACCGATGTGGAGATTATCATACGcaaaatttttttagtaaattgaaAATATATGTAGTCATATCATATGTTATAATACAAGTGAAACGGTATTTGACAAAAAGAATTATCTTCACTTACATTGTAATGTGTAATGTTCTAACTTGTATTATCGTCAATGTAAATGAATCCACATGTGAATGGATAGGGAGAGAGTATTGCAATTGAGACGTGACATGGAGG carries:
- the LOC103446384 gene encoding auxin-repressed 12.5 kDa protein isoform X1; protein product: MVLLEKLWDDIVAGPQPERGLGRLRKVSPRPLNAKEGEGESSKLAMPMSPGTPGTPGTPGTPVSARAKDNVWRSVFHPGSNLASKSMGNQVFDKPQPNSPTVYDWLYSGETRSKHHR
- the LOC103446384 gene encoding auxin-repressed 12.5 kDa protein isoform X2, whose amino-acid sequence is MVLLEKLWDDIVAGPQPERGLGRLRKVSPRPLNAKGEGESSKLAMPMSPGTPGTPGTPGTPVSARAKDNVWRSVFHPGSNLASKSMGNQVFDKPQPNSPTVYDWLYSGETRSKHHR